The proteins below come from a single Eucalyptus grandis isolate ANBG69807.140 chromosome 3, ASM1654582v1, whole genome shotgun sequence genomic window:
- the LOC108954061 gene encoding ankyrin repeat-containing protein ITN1-like, producing the protein MKYLLQISEVDMNTVNRNGFSALDIVEYFPKDFKVIELRELLVHAGALRAIRFPASTTHQVAVDNRNEENSTVVVDLAYAALPSTNTPPLEAVPPPSFSGKIRKQKGDKHEKWIKKKRDSLMIIATVIAAMAYQAGLSPPCGLWDNDQKDDKGTILYYAGTSILAANDPEGYPLFWLCNTVSFLASLSTIFLLMSGLPLGKKVLMRVLTGTMWVTITFMAMTYLESMMAISFVHREPKHVSPFTEEWYSEDGGSITVVMYSLFVWLCICSHCFSSSHCSIPCVRLPECERSAKAQEVDIRACELVQI; encoded by the exons ATGAAATATCTGCTTCAAATAAGCGAAGTGGATATGAACACAGTGAATAGAAATGGCTTCTCTGCTCTGGATATAGTGGAATATTTTCCAAAGGATTTCAAAGTCATTGAATTGAGAGAACTGTTAGTACATGCTGGAGCTCTAAGAGCCATAAGATTCCCTGCATCAACAACTCACCAAGTAGCTGTTGATAACAGAAATGAGGAGAATTCAACTGTTGTAGTTGACCTAGCATATGCAGCACTTCCCTCCACCAATACTCCTCCATTAGAGGCGGTTCCGCCACCATCTTTCTCTGGGAAAATCAGGAAGCAGAAGGGAGACAAACACGAGAAATGGATCAAGAAGAAGCGCGATTCTCTGATG ATAATTGCCACCGTGATCGCAGCCATGGCTTACCAAGCCGGCCTTAGCCCTCCCTGCGGCCTGTGGGACAACGATCAGAAAGACGACAAAGGCACCATCTTATACTACGCAGGAACATCGATACTGGCTGCAAACGATCCAGAGGGTTACCCATTGTTCTGGCTATGCAACACCGTCTCTTTTCTTGCATCCCTTAGCACGATCTTCTTGCTCATGAGTGGCTTGCCCTTGGGGAAGAAGGTTTTGATGAGGGTTCTGACGGGCACAATGTGGGTGACCATCACTTTCATGGCAATGACTTACCTCGAATCCATGATGGCCATCTCGTTCGTACACAGGGAACCTAAACATGTGAGCCCGTTCACAGAGGAATGGTACTCCGAGGATGGGGGGTCGATTACAGTGGTTATGTACTCCTTGTTTGTTTGGCTCTGCATTTGTAGCCATTGTTTTTCTAGTTCACACTGTTCGATTCCTTGCGTTCGTCTTCCGGAATGTGAAAGATCCGCAAAAGCTCAAGAAGTGGATATCAGGGCGTGTGAGTTGGTGCAGATCTAG